A single window of Gemmatimonadota bacterium DNA harbors:
- a CDS encoding alpha-L-fucosidase, with product MKNAQLRYRQVHLDFHTSEHCPNVGGKFDEDQFIGALKKGHVNSITIFAQCHHGWCYYPTKTDMEHPNLQTDLVGRMLAAAKKADINMPVYITVQWQEKAAREHPEWRVRRPDGGYVGRPTMHPHTPLPHGGWYRLCCNTPYLDASVLPVLTEVMDMYNPSGIFLDITGEEICTCDWCIASMHEKGLDPDNAGDRIIHSQAVYKDYLSKTTDIIWSRNPDATIYHNGSDKKGRHDLYPYWSHHEIESLPTGMWGYNHFPTNARYFTNLPDCNAIAQTGKFHRMWGEFGGFKNPVALEYEVGQIISLNCRCMVGDQLHPEGEMDEETYRIIGEAYKRVEEREPWLEGAEHVVDVAILAPSGVHKDRDLEDSEVGAGLMLMENHIPFLMLDETMDLSPYQLLILPDSVRVDNALKAKIDTFLAGGGKLLSSGESGLDPAGKGFAYDIGAEYTGPSPNDIEYVVVGDAIATNLVRTPFLVYESGVTTKVTDGEILAAAWKPYFNRTYGKFCSHRNTPYEGDAGWPSVIRKGNIIHIAQPIFRVYDDQGMQLHRDLVKNCIDLLYDDPLLQVSLPSCGRVNLTRQPQEGNRLILHLMYANPIKRGDTNVIEDIIPLYDIAVSLKADRDISRVYLAPENEDIEFAVANGRVSFTVPKVEMNQIVVIE from the coding sequence ATGAAAAACGCCCAACTCCGCTACAGACAGGTACACCTGGACTTTCACACCTCTGAACACTGCCCGAATGTCGGTGGCAAATTTGACGAAGACCAGTTCATCGGCGCCCTAAAAAAGGGACATGTCAATTCCATAACCATCTTTGCACAATGCCATCACGGCTGGTGTTATTACCCCACAAAAACGGACATGGAACATCCCAACCTGCAAACCGACCTCGTCGGACGCATGCTCGCCGCAGCAAAAAAAGCCGACATCAACATGCCCGTCTATATCACCGTACAATGGCAGGAAAAAGCTGCCCGCGAACACCCCGAATGGCGCGTCAGGCGACCCGACGGGGGCTATGTGGGACGGCCAACAATGCACCCCCATACCCCCCTGCCACACGGCGGATGGTATCGCCTGTGTTGCAACACGCCCTATCTGGATGCGAGTGTCCTGCCCGTATTGACAGAAGTAATGGACATGTACAATCCTTCTGGCATCTTCCTGGACATCACCGGAGAAGAAATTTGCACCTGTGATTGGTGTATCGCCAGCATGCACGAAAAAGGACTCGACCCCGATAACGCTGGAGATCGGATTATCCACTCACAAGCTGTGTACAAAGACTATCTGTCCAAAACCACGGACATCATCTGGAGCCGAAATCCCGACGCCACAATTTATCACAACGGAAGCGACAAAAAGGGACGCCACGACCTCTACCCCTACTGGTCGCACCACGAAATCGAATCCCTGCCAACCGGCATGTGGGGATACAACCACTTCCCGACAAACGCGCGCTACTTCACAAACCTACCCGACTGCAACGCAATCGCACAAACGGGCAAATTCCATCGCATGTGGGGCGAATTTGGCGGCTTCAAAAATCCAGTCGCATTGGAATACGAAGTAGGACAAATCATCTCATTAAATTGCCGCTGTATGGTAGGCGACCAACTCCATCCCGAAGGTGAAATGGACGAAGAAACCTATCGCATCATAGGCGAAGCGTACAAACGCGTTGAAGAACGCGAACCCTGGCTGGAAGGTGCCGAACACGTAGTAGATGTGGCAATCCTCGCACCCTCGGGCGTACACAAAGACAGAGATCTGGAAGACAGCGAAGTCGGCGCCGGACTCATGCTCATGGAAAACCACATCCCATTCTTAATGCTCGACGAAACAATGGACCTATCCCCCTACCAGCTATTAATTCTACCAGACAGCGTGCGCGTGGATAACGCACTAAAAGCAAAAATCGACACATTTCTGGCGGGCGGCGGAAAATTATTATCGTCCGGCGAAAGCGGCCTGGACCCTGCAGGAAAAGGTTTTGCGTATGACATCGGCGCAGAATATACCGGACCCTCGCCCAATGATATAGAATACGTAGTCGTCGGAGACGCCATCGCCACAAATTTGGTACGCACCCCATTCCTCGTCTATGAATCCGGCGTAACCACAAAAGTGACAGACGGCGAAATACTCGCAGCCGCGTGGAAACCGTATTTTAACCGCACGTACGGAAAATTCTGCTCCCACCGAAACACCCCTTATGAAGGCGACGCGGGTTGGCCCTCCGTCATCCGCAAAGGCAACATCATCCACATCGCCCAACCCATCTTCAGAGTCTATGACGACCAGGGCATGCAATTGCACCGCGACCTGGTAAAAAACTGCATCGACCTGCTCTACGACGACCCCTTATTGCAGGTCTCCCTGCCATCGTGTGGCCGAGTAAATCTAACGCGCCAACCCCAGGAAGGAAACCGGCTAATCCTGCATCTCATGTACGCCAACCCCATCAAACGGGGCGATACAAATGTAATTGAAGACATTATCCCATTGTACGACATCGCAGTCTCCCTTAAAGCGGACCGCGACATATCTCGCGTATATCTCGCCCCCGAAAACGAGGACATTGAATTTGCAGTAGCGAACGGGCGCGTGTCATTTACCGTGCCCAAGGTCGAAATGAATCAGATTGTAGTAATTGAATAA
- a CDS encoding phytanoyl-CoA dioxygenase family protein, whose protein sequence is MPETKKIVRSEPFVINKNMSSPMAISDRDLTPKNADGLPVVLPTEKQKYDFDRNGWLLIPGVLSKDECDEMRTFAERLAKDPESIPEHERCPLGGPLQKLADHPVIVGFMNEFVAYPPLANDERYGFRLETSHLFYRDAETPGRFSPHNGNGLFRMPWDSHFYRCIPGKAWSGLTRIVWEFNPVKKGQGSTLFVPGSHKAAYPAPETVRDPESTMWETYSCPPGSLLFFTEAITHSAHPWTNTENNRLAVFNLYNIVASRWHSWLPPEKLIESMPPLRQTLFSEPYNEKVDTFFPRTTAYMDG, encoded by the coding sequence ATGCCAGAAACAAAAAAAATCGTCCGGTCGGAACCCTTTGTAATCAACAAAAACATGAGCAGCCCGATGGCGATATCCGACAGAGACCTCACGCCAAAAAATGCGGATGGTCTCCCCGTAGTCTTGCCAACGGAAAAACAAAAATACGACTTTGATCGCAATGGGTGGCTCTTAATCCCCGGCGTACTCTCAAAAGACGAATGCGACGAAATGCGGACCTTTGCCGAGCGACTGGCCAAAGACCCCGAAAGCATACCCGAACACGAACGCTGTCCACTTGGCGGACCATTGCAAAAATTGGCCGACCACCCCGTTATCGTCGGATTCATGAACGAATTCGTGGCATATCCTCCCCTCGCCAACGACGAGCGATACGGATTCAGACTGGAAACATCCCACCTGTTCTACCGCGATGCTGAAACACCCGGAAGATTTAGTCCACATAATGGCAATGGCCTGTTTCGCATGCCCTGGGACTCCCACTTTTACCGGTGCATCCCCGGCAAAGCATGGAGCGGACTAACGCGCATCGTATGGGAATTTAACCCCGTCAAAAAAGGGCAGGGCAGCACATTATTTGTACCGGGCAGCCACAAAGCCGCTTATCCAGCACCCGAAACCGTCCGCGACCCCGAATCAACCATGTGGGAAACATATAGCTGCCCACCCGGATCGCTGTTATTCTTCACCGAAGCAATCACGCACAGCGCACATCCCTGGACCAACACCGAAAACAACCGCCTCGCCGTATTCAACCTCTACAATATTGTCGCGAGCCGATGGCATTCGTGGTTACCCCCTGAAAAACTCATCGAATCCATGCCCCCCTTAAGACAAACGCTCTTCAGCGAACCGTACAACGAAAAAGTGGATACATTCTTCCCGCGCACAACGGCGTATATGGACGGGTAA